In the genome of Gemmatimonadota bacterium, the window GTGTTAGTCCCGTCAGGATGTGAGCTGATATATCGGCTCCAATTACGAGATTGTCGCGATTTCCCAGGTGGTTTTGCGTTCCAGCAAATACGGCGACTGGCAAAACGTAGAGCAGTTCAAATCCTCGGTCGCCATATACCACTGCCTCGTGCAATCCTATTCTCACTTTTGAGAACGCAATCTCCAGTCGGTGCGCGGCAAGTCGCTTCTGCCTTAAAAAAATACGCACATGCCCATTGTCGATCCACCGTCGCGTTGTGTCGATTAATCCCGGGCGTGCGCGCAGTGATGAAGCGATATGGGTATAGCGCAATCGCCCATGTGATGTTCGCAACCGGAACAAGCCATAAGATGGCGCATTGTTGGAGAGCAATAAATTTCCCGTGCGCCCGGGGCCCCAACTGAGGCTTCCTTTACCCACATCTACACGCATCCATGTATTTGCCCAGGCCAGTTGAAACGCGCTTTCGCGGAAATCCACTTTTTTGCCTTTGAGTTGCACGTCTTCAAGGGGATGGGCCAGCACATCTTCTCGGCGAAGGCGCGGTTGGTCGCTCCACTCGCGGGCCTCAAAGTGGCGTGCATAAAATCCCAATATGTGGAATCGCCCGCGCATAGAACCACCAATATAGGTTTGCGACGCGGTCTCGTTCAAAAATCCATCGCCCCTGCGCGCAATCACCTGTTGCCGTGCCAGCGGTTCGAGGATGACGGACGCCGCAGAGTCGTGCCAGGTCCATCGGGGTTCGCGTGCAAAGGCCGCGCGATTTTCCAATTCTGCGATATATCGGTTGATGAGGCCACGCTCGGTTGCCGACATAGATTGACTGGACACGGCGGACAGCATCCGCACAACTTGTATCCGGGTCAAGGGACGCGTATCGGGCACGGCGACCCAGTCTCGTGCATTCAGGCGATCCAATAAGGGATACACGGGATGATACAGTGGAATATCGGGTGAGGCATCTTCGCTGATTGCCGGGCTGGCTATATAGAAAAACAGCAGGATGCACATGAGCGATCTAAGTAGCAAGTGTATATTTCTCATGATGGTTAGAAAAAATAAAACAGTCTCTCTGAATTTGGTTCAAAGCGCGGTACTTGTCAAGCATGGCGCTTTTTACGGCGTGTTTAGCTCTTGACTTTACAGCAGGCATGGGCTATTTTTCGCCCTTTGTAAACAGCACCTGATACAGAACTTTGACAATGTTTCCAATGCGAAAAAATGCCTCTGTGTGCGATGACTGCGGGCTTTGTTCTTTCGGGCAAAACAGCGGGGAAAGCGATGCGATTGATCGCATCGCACGAGAAGTCGTGCTCCAAATACGCGGTGGAGATGACGCAGAAATTTCCATTTCTGCAGGTGTGTCTGCCCGGCATGCACATGTTGACGACGAAACTCTGGAGATCCTTTTTGGTGCGGGTCACACCTTAACGCCTTATCGAGAACTCTATCAGCCGGGTGCTTTTGCCGCCGAGGAAGTCATATCTGTTGTTGGCCCCCGGTTGCGCGCGATTGAGCGCGTGCGAATTCTCGGTCCCAGTCGCGACTATAATCAGGTCGAACTCGCCCGAACCGATGCCATCTATATCGGTGTTGACCCGCCTGTGAGGGATTCGGGAGACCTGAGAGATGCGCCACCTGTTACTTTTATCGGTCCCAAGGGGTCGGTCACGGTCAACGCAGCCATTCGCGCTACGCGTCATATCCACCTGCGTCCATCTGATGTAATAGATTATGGCTTTCAAGGGCGGGAATCTGTCAGGGTGCGCGTGGGAGGCGAAAAAGGCGTTATATATGATAATGTGCGCCTCAAGATTGACGAAAGCTATTTGCCCGAACTCCATTTGGATACCGACGACGCCAACGCAGCCGATCTCGTCTGTGGAGATACGGTGTTTATGATAAAATGAATGCTCTTGGTATGATTGAAACACTCGGCGTTATTGGCACAACAGAAGCTGCCGATGCCATGGTTAAGACGGCTCTCGTCACGATTGAAAAGTACGAAAAAATCGGTGCGGGATATACCACCACACTCGTACGCGGCGATGTGGGCGCGGTTCGCGTAGCTATCGAAGCGGGAATAGAAGCTGCCGAGCGCGTTGGCGATCTCGTTGCCGCTCACGTTATCCCAAATCTCGATCCACAGGTAGAGACAGTTATTTTCAGTACACAATGATCATTTTTCAGGAGGACACAACATGGGTGAAGCCCTCGGCATGATTGAAACCAAAGGTCTCGTAGCTATGATTGAGGCTGCAGATGCGATGGTCAAAGCCGCCAATGTCCAATTTGTCAATTGGGAACGCATTGGCGCGGGATATGTCACTGCTATTGTGCGCGGCGATGTGGCAGCTGTTAAAGCTGCAACGGAAGCCGGTGCTGCTGCCGCTGGCAAAATTGGAGAACTCGTTTCCGTACACGTCATTCCGCGACCACATGGTAGCCTTGAAAATATTCTGCCTATCGGCTCTTCAGACGGCTAAACTATGACCCTCGGCAAGGTGGTGGGAACGGTGGTTGCCACCCAAAAAGACAGCGGTCTGGCGGGTTTTAAGCTCCAGATCGTCCAAACGCTCGATTTGCCCGCATTCGAACTCAAAGAAAGTTTTTTGGTCGCCGTAGATGCTGTTGGTGCAGGCGATAGCGAAGTCGTGCTCTGTTGTAGTGGAAGTTCCGCCCGCATGACGAGTGTGACTGAAGATCGCCCTGTCGATGCTGTGATTGTCGCTATTATCGACACGGCAGAAATCGAAGGTGAAGCGGTTTATCAGAAGTGAGACGTGCGAAGTGAGATATGAACTTAGACGAAATTCAAATCCAATCGGTGGTTGAGCAGGTCGTACGTCGCCTTGTGGCTGAGCGCGAAGCCCCTGCTGTTATTGCACCGCCCGCGCGCTATGAAAACAAAGGCGACGATGGCCTTTTTGATGATCTCGAAGAAGCTATTGCTGCAGCTTCAGAAGCCCAGCGTGCCCTTGAAGCAATGAGTCTGGAGCAACGCCGCGAGCTTATTTCTGCGATCCGCCGCGAATCTATGGCGCATTCAAAGGGTATCGCGCAAAAAACCGTTGAAGAAACCGGCATGGGTAAGGTGCCGCACAAAATTCGCAAACTCGAGGTTGTTGTACAACACACGCCTGGCGTTGAAGATTTGCAACCCACGGCGTGGACGGGCGACAATGGTTTGACGGTTGTTGAAATGGCGCCCTTTGGCGTGATAGCAGCGGTCACGCCATCCACGCACCCGGTGCCCACGATGGTCAACAATGCAATTAGCTTTGTCGCTGCGGGCAATAGTGCGGTTTTTGCGCCCCATCCGAGCGCGAAAGATGTTTCGGCTCTGGGTCTTCAGATGCTCAATCGCGCCATTGTCGGCGCGGGCGGTCCACCAAATCTGCTCGTCGCTGTGCGCGAACCATCCATAGAAACGGCGCAGAGCCTTTTTGTGCATCCCGTCATTGATCTCGTTCTCGTCACCGGTGGGGGCGGTGTTGTCAAAGCGGCCATGCAAGCACCCAAGCGCGTGATCGCAGCAGGACCTGGCAATCCTCCTGTAGTCGTAGATGAGACCGCCGATATCGAAAAGGCCGCCCTCGGCATTATTGAAGGCGGCGGTTTTGACAATAATATTTTGTGTATTGGCGAAAAGGAAGTGTTTGCAGTTCAATCCGTGGCCGATGAACTAATGCGCCACTTGAAGGCAAATAATTGTGTGGAACTCGACCGGTCACAAATTGATGCACTGACCAAAATCGCGTTTCCCCGCGACGAAAAAGGCGATTGGATGCTCAATCGGGACCTCGTTGGTCGCAGCGCGCATGTGCTTGCTGCCCAAATTGGTCTCAATATTTCGCCCGATACAGAGCTTTTGATTGGCGAGGTTGAAAATGAGCACGATTTTGTTCAACACGAGCAGATGATGCCGTTTGTCCCCATTGTTCGCACACCCGATGTACACAGGGCAATTGACTGGGCTATTCGGGCCGAACAGGGGTATCGCCACACGGCGGTCATGCATTCGAAAAATGTCGAGAATATGACGGTTATGGCTCGCCGGTGTAAGTGTACGATTTTTGTGAAAAACGGCGCGTCATCTGCGGGATTGGGCGCAGGTGGCGAAGGCTATACGTCTTTCTCTATTGCCACACCCACCGGCGAAGGCTGCACGTCTGCCCGCACATTTACCCGCCAGCGCCGCTGTGCCCTCATCGACTATTTTAGAATTGTATAAGTCCCGTATCTCGCGAGGTAAAAATGTTCCTCGGCCGCGTCATTGGAAAAATTTGGGCGACGCGCAAAGATGCCTCGCTCAAAGGTTTTAGACTGCTTGTCGTTGAACCGATTGATCACGAGCACAATAAAGCGGGTGATGCTTTTGTCGCGGTTGATGTGGTCAATGCCAGCGATGGCGAGACCATCTACTGGGTCGGTTCACGAGAAGCGCCCAACGCCCTGCCCGATAAATACGGCCCGGTTGATGCGGCAGTTGTTGGCATTGTCGATCAGGTCGATGCATGAGGTAGCCTACCCTCCGGCTCCCCTCAGAAGAAGGGGAGACTAAACCCCGAATCCCAAATTCTATATGTTCCTGGCCCGCGTTCTCGGTAGCGTCACATCGACTATTAAACACAGCGATTACAACAGCGCCAAACTCATGGTCGTGCAACCCATTACGCCCGATGGCAAAGATGACGGCGCATCGGCTCTGGCAGTTGACGCTACAGGCGTTGGTCGCGGCGAAATTGTCCTCGTGATCCGTCAAGGAGTCGCGGCAGGTCTCGTCCTCAATGTGGAATTGCCTGCGGTGCGTTCCGTTATCGTCGGCGTTGTAGATGATATTGATATGAAGGGGTGAGATATAAAATGAATCTCCATCAAGCCAAACTCGATATTGTTGAAGCTGGACGTCGCGTGTACGAACGCGGCTTTGTCGCTTCTAACGATGGCAATATTTCCTGCCGGATTGAAGAAGACCGCATTCTCACTACGCCAACGGGGATGTCCAAGGGATTTCTCAAGGTCGAAGATCTCTGTATTACTGACATGGATGGCACGCTTGTGAGTGGGCAAACGCGGCCTTCGTCGGAAATTGGGATGCACATTTTTCTCTATCGCGAGCGTCCCGATGTGCGCGCTGTGGTACACGCGCATCCGCCAACGGCTACGGGTTTTGCGGTGGCTGGCGTTCCCCTTACTATGTGTGTTTTGCCCGAGGTGATTATCACTCTCGGCGCTATACCTATTGTGGAATACGGTACGCCGGGAGGACCAGAGATATCTGAACCGATCAGGCAATACGTCAAAGATTACGACGCCTATTTGCTCGAAAATCACGGTGCGACTACGATCGGTGCCGATGTGATGAATGCCTATTACAAGATGGAAACGTTGGAGCATTTTGCGAAAATACTTTTTGTGGCACAACAACTCGGCGGGTATAACGAACTCAATGCGGAACAGGTGGAAAAACTGGTCGCGATTCGAAACCGCATGGGCCTTCGCGGCCCCGATCCAGCGTGTGATATCCCCGATGCACCCACAACGCAACCTGAGACCAATGGTGGCATTCCCACGATTCGCACGTTGAGCGCTGGCGGTACACCTCCTGCCCAAACTTCCCAGGACGATCTCATCGCGGAAATTACTCGCAGAGTTATGGAAGAGTTAAAATAATGAAAGCAATGCCCAATATTATCTACATCCTCTCGGACGATCTCGGCTATGGCGATCTGGGTTGTTTTGGACAGGAGTTTATTTATACGCCCAATATTGACCGCATCGCAGCAGAGGGTATTCGGTTTACGGATCACTATGCCGGGTCTTCGGTGTGCGCGCCTTCGCGGTGTGTGCTTATGACGGGTCTGCATACGGGGCATTGTTATGTGCGGGACAATCGCGCTTTGTCCATTGAGGGCAATGTGCCCATTCCCGGGGAGACACAGACGGTTGCCAAATTGCTCAAAAAGGGCGGTTATGCCACTGCTTGTATTGGCAAATGGGGATTGGGGTATCCGGGATCGGAAGGCGATCCCAACAATCAGGGGTTTGATCACTTTTTTGGGTATAATTGCCAGCGCGAAGCCCACACGTATTATCCTCAGCACCTCTGGCGCAACGATCAGAAAATCATGCTCTACGGCAAATCGTATTCACACGATCTGCTCACGGCTGAGGCTTTACAATTTGTGCGCGATCAGCAATCCAATCCCTTTTTCCTTTATTTGGCCTATACCATTCCACACACCAGATTCGAAATTCCATCTCTCGATATTTACAAAGACAAACCCTGGACGGAAAATCAGAAGACGCAGGCGGCTATGATTACGCGCATGGACCGCGATATTGGCACGCTTTTGGATATGCTCGATGAGCTTGGAATTGCTGAGAATACGCTTGTTGTCTTTACGAGCGACAACGGTCCCCACGGCAGTGGCAATACGCTTGGACATTTCAACGCTGCTGGACCACTTCGCGCAAAAAAGGGGAGCCTCTACGAAGGTGGTATCCGCGTGCCCTTTGTCGCCCGGTGGCCGGGAACGATTCAACCCGGTACTGTGAGCGCACATTATTCGGGTTTTCAGGATATGTTGCCCACGTTCTGCGAATTGGCTGATACGTCCATCCCGGAACCGGTTGATGGCATTTCTATGTTGCCTGCGCTCCTGGACCGCGATACCCAACAAGCTCACGAATTTCTCTACTGGGAGCGGCGCGGGGTCAGTGCTGTTCGCATGGGCGATTGGAAGGCGTATTTACCCGAGGGTCATACCAATCCCGAAGGTGTTGTTGAACTCTACGATTTGGCAGCGGATATCGGCGAACAAAATGATCTCGCAACTGAATATCCAGATATTGTTTCAGAAATTCGAACCATTGTTCGGGAATCGCACCGAGATACGCCCTGGGAAACTTGGGAATACGACGGACCAATTCCCAATGAATATGGGACAGTAGTTCAAGGATGAGGTGGGATCGGAAAGTGCCCAATCGCAAAGCGGCTATTGTCATATTTTGTAGTGCCCTGATTGTGTTTGTCAGCATGGGCATTCGCCAATCCTTTGGCCTTTTTTTGTCACCGATCAGCCAGGATCTCGGCATTGGACGCGAAGTCTTTAGCCTGGCCATTGCCTGGCAAAACCTCATTTTTGGTTTGCCCGTAGTGGGCATTTTAGCAGATCATTTTGGGCCGCGATGGGTTGTTGCTGTCGGCGCGTTGCTCTATGCAGTCTGTTTTTTTCTTTTGTCTTCTGTCAGCACGCCGCTCGGTCTGTACACTGTGCTCGGTGTACTCATGGGCATTGCGCTCAGTAGCATCTCCTATGTGGTGGTCCTCGGTGCGGTCGCTCAGGTTGTTGCACCGGAAAAACGCGCCTCGTTTTTTGGGCTTATTACTGCTGCGGGTTCTTTCGGGACGTTTGCAATTGTGCCGGG includes:
- a CDS encoding capsule assembly Wzi family protein encodes the protein MRNIHLLLRSLMCILLFFYIASPAISEDASPDIPLYHPVYPLLDRLNARDWVAVPDTRPLTRIQVVRMLSAVSSQSMSATERGLINRYIAELENRAAFAREPRWTWHDSAASVILEPLARQQVIARRGDGFLNETASQTYIGGSMRGRFHILGFYARHFEAREWSDQPRLRREDVLAHPLEDVQLKGKKVDFRESAFQLAWANTWMRVDVGKGSLSWGPGRTGNLLLSNNAPSYGLFRLRTSHGRLRYTHIASSLRARPGLIDTTRRWIDNGHVRIFLRQKRLAAHRLEIAFSKVRIGLHEAVVYGDRGFELLYVLPVAVFAGTQNHLGNRDNLVIGADISAHILTGLTLYGACFFDDMVKFDPNAFSNQFAFQLGAFWVDPLGLRDTDVRAEYVRVEPYVYAHNFHINTYEHYDALLGYPTGPNADRYFARVTHRFSPSLNASLTFERERQGENPVNPDGTIVNVGGNAQLGRRLEDPTTRNFMSGNIETLKKIGGHVLFAPVRNWTLQMQYQHHRITTQQSRVTGHEWTATIAVNFY
- a CDS encoding phosphate propanoyltransferase, with amino-acid sequence MRKNASVCDDCGLCSFGQNSGESDAIDRIAREVVLQIRGGDDAEISISAGVSARHAHVDDETLEILFGAGHTLTPYRELYQPGAFAAEEVISVVGPRLRAIERVRILGPSRDYNQVELARTDAIYIGVDPPVRDSGDLRDAPPVTFIGPKGSVTVNAAIRATRHIHLRPSDVIDYGFQGRESVRVRVGGEKGVIYDNVRLKIDESYLPELHLDTDDANAADLVCGDTVFMIK
- a CDS encoding BMC domain-containing protein gives rise to the protein MNALGMIETLGVIGTTEAADAMVKTALVTIEKYEKIGAGYTTTLVRGDVGAVRVAIEAGIEAAERVGDLVAAHVIPNLDPQVETVIFSTQ
- the eutM gene encoding ethanolamine utilization microcompartment protein EutM, which translates into the protein MGEALGMIETKGLVAMIEAADAMVKAANVQFVNWERIGAGYVTAIVRGDVAAVKAATEAGAAAAGKIGELVSVHVIPRPHGSLENILPIGSSDG
- a CDS encoding ethanolamine utilization protein EutN, producing MTLGKVVGTVVATQKDSGLAGFKLQIVQTLDLPAFELKESFLVAVDAVGAGDSEVVLCCSGSSARMTSVTEDRPVDAVIVAIIDTAEIEGEAVYQK
- a CDS encoding aldehyde dehydrogenase EutE; this translates as MNLDEIQIQSVVEQVVRRLVAEREAPAVIAPPARYENKGDDGLFDDLEEAIAAASEAQRALEAMSLEQRRELISAIRRESMAHSKGIAQKTVEETGMGKVPHKIRKLEVVVQHTPGVEDLQPTAWTGDNGLTVVEMAPFGVIAAVTPSTHPVPTMVNNAISFVAAGNSAVFAPHPSAKDVSALGLQMLNRAIVGAGGPPNLLVAVREPSIETAQSLFVHPVIDLVLVTGGGGVVKAAMQAPKRVIAAGPGNPPVVVDETADIEKAALGIIEGGGFDNNILCIGEKEVFAVQSVADELMRHLKANNCVELDRSQIDALTKIAFPRDEKGDWMLNRDLVGRSAHVLAAQIGLNISPDTELLIGEVENEHDFVQHEQMMPFVPIVRTPDVHRAIDWAIRAEQGYRHTAVMHSKNVENMTVMARRCKCTIFVKNGASSAGLGAGGEGYTSFSIATPTGEGCTSARTFTRQRRCALIDYFRIV
- a CDS encoding ethanolamine utilization protein EutN, producing the protein MFLGRVIGKIWATRKDASLKGFRLLVVEPIDHEHNKAGDAFVAVDVVNASDGETIYWVGSREAPNALPDKYGPVDAAVVGIVDQVDA
- a CDS encoding ethanolamine utilization protein EutN; amino-acid sequence: MFLARVLGSVTSTIKHSDYNSAKLMVVQPITPDGKDDGASALAVDATGVGRGEIVLVIRQGVAAGLVLNVELPAVRSVIVGVVDDIDMKG
- a CDS encoding class II aldolase/adducin family protein, coding for MNLHQAKLDIVEAGRRVYERGFVASNDGNISCRIEEDRILTTPTGMSKGFLKVEDLCITDMDGTLVSGQTRPSSEIGMHIFLYRERPDVRAVVHAHPPTATGFAVAGVPLTMCVLPEVIITLGAIPIVEYGTPGGPEISEPIRQYVKDYDAYLLENHGATTIGADVMNAYYKMETLEHFAKILFVAQQLGGYNELNAEQVEKLVAIRNRMGLRGPDPACDIPDAPTTQPETNGGIPTIRTLSAGGTPPAQTSQDDLIAEITRRVMEELK
- a CDS encoding arylsulfatase, producing MKAMPNIIYILSDDLGYGDLGCFGQEFIYTPNIDRIAAEGIRFTDHYAGSSVCAPSRCVLMTGLHTGHCYVRDNRALSIEGNVPIPGETQTVAKLLKKGGYATACIGKWGLGYPGSEGDPNNQGFDHFFGYNCQREAHTYYPQHLWRNDQKIMLYGKSYSHDLLTAEALQFVRDQQSNPFFLYLAYTIPHTRFEIPSLDIYKDKPWTENQKTQAAMITRMDRDIGTLLDMLDELGIAENTLVVFTSDNGPHGSGNTLGHFNAAGPLRAKKGSLYEGGIRVPFVARWPGTIQPGTVSAHYSGFQDMLPTFCELADTSIPEPVDGISMLPALLDRDTQQAHEFLYWERRGVSAVRMGDWKAYLPEGHTNPEGVVELYDLAADIGEQNDLATEYPDIVSEIRTIVRESHRDTPWETWEYDGPIPNEYGTVVQG